The Dendropsophus ebraccatus isolate aDenEbr1 chromosome 3, aDenEbr1.pat, whole genome shotgun sequence genome includes a region encoding these proteins:
- the LOC138785974 gene encoding ectoderm-neural cortex protein 1-like, with translation MSVSNHENRKSRSSTGSMNIHLFHKPGHADSLLTHLNLLRKRCLFTDVVLLAGNRAFPCHRAVLASSSRYFEAMFSGGLKESLDREVNFHDALHPEVLELLLDYAYSARIILNEENAESLLEAGDMLQFHDIRDAASEFLEKNLHTANCLNMMLISDAHCCERLFELSWRMCLSNFVELSKTEDFLRLPKLKLMELILSEELEVEDESLVYEAVIGWIKYDLCLRLDDLPDLLRCVRLALLPDQYLRSLATEDLVVQNKLAKAIVEEATHCRNKILQNDGLVTGFCARPRKVSQALLLLGGQTFMCDKIYVMDQKTTEIIPKTDIPSPRKECSACAIGCKVYVTGGKGAENGASKDVWVYDTLHDEWSKAGPMLVARFGHGSAELDNCLYVVGGHTAITGAFPASPSVSLKQVEHYDPQVDKWSLVAPLREGVSNAAVVGAKMKLFVFGGTSVNREKLPKVQCFDPVQNRWTVPATCPQPWRYTGAAVLGNHVIVIGGDTEFSASSAYRFNSETYQWCRFGDVSSKRISCRAVASGNRLYVVGGYCGSQRGKTLDCYDPANDTWSSVTTVPYSLIPTAFVSTWKYLSA, from the coding sequence ATGTCAGTAAGCAATCATGAGAACCGCAAGTCCCGTTCCAGCACAGGGTCGATGAACATACATTTATTTCACAAGCCTGGCCATGCAGATAGTCTCCTAACACATCTTAACCTGCTCCGGAAGCGCTGCCTCTTCACAGATGTGGTGTTGTTAGCTGGAAACCGAGCTTTCCCATGTCATAGAGCTGTGCTAGCATCCAgcagccgttattttgaggcaaTGTTCAGTGGGGGTCTGAAAGAAAGCCTGGATAGAGAAGTCAACTTTCATGATGCTCTACATCCTGAGGTCTTGGAGCTGCTTCTGGATTATGCCTATTCTGCCCGTATTATACTCAATGAGGAAAATGCTGAGTCTTTGCTGGAAGCTGGGGATATGCTACAGTTTCATGACATTCGAGATGCAGCTTCAGAATTCCTGGAAAAGAATCTTCATACAGCAAACTGCTTAAATATGATGCTGATATCTGATGCACACTGCTGCGAGAGACTGTTTGAGCTGTCTTGGAGAATGTGTCTTTCTAATTTTGTGGAATTATCAAAAACAGAGGACTTTCTAAGGTTGCCAAAGCTCAAACTAATGGAGCTCATCCTAAgcgaggagcttgaagtggaagATGAAAGTTTAGTCTATGAAGCTGTGATAGGATGGATAAAATATGATCTTTGTCTTCGATTGGATGATCTGCCAGATTTACTGCGCTGTGTCAGGCTAGCCCTACTTCCTGACCAGTATCTCCGAAGTCTCGCTACAGAGGATTTGGTGGTTCAGAACAAGCTTGCAAAAGCAATTGTGGAAGAGGCAACACATTGCAGGAATAAGATTCTGCAGAATGATGGCTTAGTGACTGGCTTTTGTGCACGTCCTCGTAAAGTTAGTCAGGCCTTGCTTCTTTTAGGAGGACAAACATTTATGTGTGACAAGATCTATGTAATGGATCAAAAGACCACTGAAATAATACCTAAGACTGACATTCCTAGCCCACGGAAGGAGTGTAGTGCCTGTGCTATTGGCTGCAAAgtttatgttacaggagggaagggggcagaAAATGGAGCGTCTAAAGATGTATGGGTCTATGACACCCTTCATGATGAATGGTCCAAGGCTGGGCCTATGCTTGTTGCTAGGTTTGGCCATGGATCTGCAGAGCTAGACAACTGTCTTTACGTGGTGGGAGGGCATACAGCTATTACAGGGGCTTTTCCAGCATCTCCTTCTGTATCCTTGAAGCAAGTTGAACATTATGATCCACAAGTTGACAAATGGAGTTTAGTAGCTCCTCTTAGAGAGGGTGTGAGCAATGCTGCAGTCGTAGGGGCAAAGATGAAACTTTTTGTGTTTGGAGGTACTAGTGTAAACCGTGAAAAGCTCCCCAAAGTCCAGTGTTTTGATCCAGTTCAAAATAGATGGACAGTGCCAGCCACCTGTCCTCAACCCTGGCGTTACACTGGTGCTGCTGTTTTAGGAAACCATGTCATTGTGATCGGAGGAGACACTGAGTTCTCTGCCAGTTCAGCTTATCGCTTTAATAGTGAGACTTATCAGTGGTGCCGATTTGGGGATGTTTCCTCCAAGAGGATTAGCTGCCGTGCAGTTGCTTCTGGCAATAGACTATATGTTGTCGGTGGATATTGTGGGTCTCAGCGGGGTAAAACTCTGGACTGTTACGATCCTGCAAATGacacatggagcagtgtgaccaCAGTGCCTTATTCTCTCATCCCAACAGCCTTTGTCAGCACATGGAAGTATCTTTCTGCCTGA